From the genome of Nakamurella flavida, one region includes:
- a CDS encoding ABC transporter ATP-binding protein, translating into MASGRIHAQDLRLGYNGELVLHLDEFTVEAGEFVSVLGPSGCGKSTLLAALAGFNEPMTGSIFIDDRDVTHVPPNKRDTGMVFQQYALFPHMTVGKNVEYGLTTRKVPRAERAERVREVLSLVGLSEFVDRYPKQLSGGQQQRVATARALVTRPKVLLLDEPLSNLDAKLRRQMRHEIRELQQQVGTTMVFVTHDQAEALATSDRVVLLAGGVLEQQGTPEELYRAPRTAFAADFIGAANLLSGTVDDAGRVAVLGRPTVLTADAAPGAAVTVALRPEAVTVHDPGADDPREALATVVSVGFSGERYDYRLRRNDDGMLSASPPAGAAPWSPGDRVAVRWADSAPILVGEK; encoded by the coding sequence ATGGCATCCGGTCGCATCCACGCCCAGGACCTCCGGCTGGGCTACAACGGTGAACTCGTCCTGCACCTGGACGAGTTCACCGTCGAGGCCGGGGAGTTCGTGTCCGTGCTGGGCCCGTCCGGGTGCGGCAAGTCCACCCTGCTGGCCGCACTGGCCGGCTTCAACGAACCGATGACCGGCTCGATCTTCATCGACGACCGCGACGTCACCCATGTCCCGCCGAACAAGCGGGACACCGGGATGGTGTTCCAGCAGTACGCGCTGTTCCCGCACATGACGGTGGGCAAGAACGTGGAGTACGGACTCACCACCCGCAAGGTGCCGCGCGCCGAACGGGCCGAACGGGTGCGGGAGGTGCTGTCGTTGGTCGGCCTGAGCGAGTTCGTCGACCGGTACCCCAAGCAGCTCTCCGGTGGGCAGCAGCAGCGGGTGGCCACCGCGCGTGCGCTGGTCACCCGGCCCAAGGTGCTGCTGCTCGACGAACCGCTGTCCAACCTGGACGCCAAGCTGCGCCGGCAGATGCGCCACGAGATCCGCGAGCTGCAGCAGCAGGTCGGCACCACGATGGTCTTCGTCACCCACGACCAGGCCGAGGCCCTCGCGACCTCGGACCGGGTCGTGCTGCTGGCCGGCGGGGTGCTGGAGCAGCAGGGCACCCCCGAGGAGCTCTACCGCGCGCCGCGCACCGCCTTCGCCGCCGACTTCATCGGGGCGGCCAACCTGCTGTCCGGGACGGTCGACGACGCCGGCCGGGTGGCCGTGCTGGGGCGGCCCACGGTGCTGACCGCCGACGCGGCTCCGGGTGCGGCGGTCACCGTGGCGCTGCGGCCCGAGGCCGTCACCGTGCACGACCCGGGAGCCGACGATCCCCGGGAGGCGCTGGCCACCGTGGTCTCCGTCGGGTTCAGCGGCGAGCGCTACGACTACCGCCTCCGCCGCAACGACGACGGCATGCTCTCGGCGTCGCCGCCCGCCGGTGCCGCCCCCTGGAGCCCGGGCGACCGGGTCGCGGTGCGCTGGGCCGACTCGGCCCCGATCCTGGTGGGCGAGAAGTGA